From a region of the Sander lucioperca isolate FBNREF2018 chromosome 8, SLUC_FBN_1.2, whole genome shotgun sequence genome:
- the atf2 gene encoding cyclic AMP-dependent transcription factor ATF-2 isoform X2 — protein sequence MSDDKPFQCTAAGCGQRFTNEDHLAVHKHKHEMTLKFGPARNDSVIIADQTPTPTRFLKNCEEVGLFNELASPFDHDFKKVTEDDIKKLPLDLSPLATPIIRNKTEEPTAMEAHRDSPLPHPESTTNDDKELSLQPASLPTSTIVHPASLQVPNVLLATSEANIVIQQALPSPTSSSVITQVPSTNRPIVPVSGTFPVLLQLPNGQTMPVAIPASITSSSVHIPTAIPNLKATLSQQLPQVTNGNGGEVQSSAVTHTAAPTSPAPTPTPTPAPIAALTPAPAPHLPTTEEPSPHSLQQPATSTTETPASPAPPAQNPPSTGGRRRRTTSENPDEKRRKFLERNRAAASRCRQKRKVWVQSLEKKAEDLNSMNGQLQNEVTLLRNEVAQLKQLLLAHKDCPVTAMQKKSGYHISDKDESCEEMSVPGSPQNEAIQHSSVSTSNGVSSSSTAPAASAPSSASTTSSNQSTEETQSQPSGS from the exons AGATTTACAAATGAGGATCACTTGGCTgtccacaaacacaaacatgagaTGACACTGAAGTTTGGCCCAGCGAGGAATGACAGTGTCATCATTGCTG ACCAAACACCTACACCTACCCGCTTTTTGAAGAACTGCGAGGAGGTTGGACTGTTCAATGAACTTGCAAGTCCATTCGACCATGActtcaaaaaagtgacagaagatGACATTAAAAAG TTACCACTGGATTTGTCACCTCTTGCAACGCCTATCATACGCAACAAAACTGAGGAACCCACAGCTATGGAGGCACATCGAGATAGCCCTCTGCCTCACCCTGAATCTACTACGAATGATGACAAG GAATTATCTTTGCAGCCTGCCTCACTGCCAACATCCACTATAGTCCATCCTGCATCCCTCCAAGTTCCCAATGTACTTCTAGCAACCTCAGAGGCTAATATTGTAATACAGCAAGCTCTTCCATCACCAACATCTAGCTCTGTTATTACCCAAGTCCCATCCACTAATAGGCCTATAGT CCCGGTATCTGGCACCTTCCCTGTGCTCTTACAGCTGCCTAATGGCCAGACCATGCCAGTTGCTATACCTGCGTCTATTACAAGCTCAAGTGTACATATTCCAACTGCAATCCCT AACCTGAAGGCCACATTAAGCCAGCAGCTTCCTCAGGTAACCAATGGAAATGGTGGTGAAGTGCAGAGCAGTGCCGTAACCCACACTGCTGCTCCCACTTCTCCTGCTCCGACCCCAACACCAACTCCAGCCCCGATCGCGGCCCTAACTCCTGCTCCAGCTCCTCACCTGCCCACAACTGAGGAACCTTCTCCCCATTCCCTTCAGCAGCCAGCCACCTCCACCACAGAGACACCT GCTTCCCCGGCACCCCCTGCGCAAAACCCCCCAAGCACAGGGGGTCGGCGGCGCAGAACCACAAGTGAAAACCCCGATGAGAAGCGGCGGAAGTTCCTGGAGCGTAACAGGGCTGCAGCCTCTCGCTGTAGGCAGAAGAGGAAAGTTTGGGTCCAGTCTCTGGAGAAAAAGGCTGAGGACCTCAACTCCATGAACGGACAACTACAG AATGAAGTCACCCTGCTGAGAAACGAAGTGGCTCAGCTGAAGCAGCTTCTTCTGGCTCATAAAGATTGCCCTGTAACCGCGATGCAGAAGAAATCTGGCTATCACA TCTCTGACAAAGACGAGAGCTGCGAGGAGATGTCCGTCCCCGGCAGCCCCCAAAACGAGGCCATCCAGCACAGCTCCGTGAGCACCTCCAACGGGGTCAGCTCCTCGTCCACGGCCCCGGCCGCCTCGGCCCCGTCCAGCGCCTCCACCACCTCATCAAACCAGAGCACAGAGGAGACCCAGTCTCAGCCTTCAGGGAGTTGA
- the atf2 gene encoding cyclic AMP-dependent transcription factor ATF-2 isoform X3, which translates to MSDDKPFQCTAAGCGQRFTNEDHLAVHKHKHEMTLKFGPARNDSVIIADQTPTPTRFLKNCEEVGLFNELASPFDHDFKKVTEDDIKKLPLDLSPLATPIIRNKTEEPTAMEAHRDSPLPHPESTTNDDKELSLQPASLPTSTIVHPASLQVPNVLLATSEANIVIQQALPSPTSSSVITQVPSTNRPIV; encoded by the exons AGATTTACAAATGAGGATCACTTGGCTgtccacaaacacaaacatgagaTGACACTGAAGTTTGGCCCAGCGAGGAATGACAGTGTCATCATTGCTG ACCAAACACCTACACCTACCCGCTTTTTGAAGAACTGCGAGGAGGTTGGACTGTTCAATGAACTTGCAAGTCCATTCGACCATGActtcaaaaaagtgacagaagatGACATTAAAAAG TTACCACTGGATTTGTCACCTCTTGCAACGCCTATCATACGCAACAAAACTGAGGAACCCACAGCTATGGAGGCACATCGAGATAGCCCTCTGCCTCACCCTGAATCTACTACGAATGATGACAAG GAATTATCTTTGCAGCCTGCCTCACTGCCAACATCCACTATAGTCCATCCTGCATCCCTCCAAGTTCCCAATGTACTTCTAGCAACCTCAGAGGCTAATATTGTAATACAGCAAGCTCTTCCATCACCAACATCTAGCTCTGTTATTACCCAAGTCCCATCCACTAATAGGCCTATAGTGTAA
- the atf2 gene encoding cyclic AMP-dependent transcription factor ATF-2 isoform X1, translated as MSDDKPFQCTAAGCGQRFTNEDHLAVHKHKHEMTLKFGPARNDSVIIADQTPTPTRFLKNCEEVGLFNELASPFDHDFKKVTEDDIKKLPLDLSPLATPIIRNKTEEPTAMEAHRDSPLPHPESTTNDDKELSLQPASLPTSTIVHPASLQVPNVLLATSEANIVIQQALPSPTSSSVITQVPSTNRPIVPVSGTFPVLLQLPNGQTMPVAIPASITSSSVHIPTAIPLVRPVTVVPNVPGIPGPPSPQPQPAQSEPKLNLKATLSQQLPQVTNGNGGEVQSSAVTHTAAPTSPAPTPTPTPAPIAALTPAPAPHLPTTEEPSPHSLQQPATSTTETPASPAPPAQNPPSTGGRRRRTTSENPDEKRRKFLERNRAAASRCRQKRKVWVQSLEKKAEDLNSMNGQLQNEVTLLRNEVAQLKQLLLAHKDCPVTAMQKKSGYHISDKDESCEEMSVPGSPQNEAIQHSSVSTSNGVSSSSTAPAASAPSSASTTSSNQSTEETQSQPSGS; from the exons AGATTTACAAATGAGGATCACTTGGCTgtccacaaacacaaacatgagaTGACACTGAAGTTTGGCCCAGCGAGGAATGACAGTGTCATCATTGCTG ACCAAACACCTACACCTACCCGCTTTTTGAAGAACTGCGAGGAGGTTGGACTGTTCAATGAACTTGCAAGTCCATTCGACCATGActtcaaaaaagtgacagaagatGACATTAAAAAG TTACCACTGGATTTGTCACCTCTTGCAACGCCTATCATACGCAACAAAACTGAGGAACCCACAGCTATGGAGGCACATCGAGATAGCCCTCTGCCTCACCCTGAATCTACTACGAATGATGACAAG GAATTATCTTTGCAGCCTGCCTCACTGCCAACATCCACTATAGTCCATCCTGCATCCCTCCAAGTTCCCAATGTACTTCTAGCAACCTCAGAGGCTAATATTGTAATACAGCAAGCTCTTCCATCACCAACATCTAGCTCTGTTATTACCCAAGTCCCATCCACTAATAGGCCTATAGT CCCGGTATCTGGCACCTTCCCTGTGCTCTTACAGCTGCCTAATGGCCAGACCATGCCAGTTGCTATACCTGCGTCTATTACAAGCTCAAGTGTACATATTCCAACTGCAATCCCT CTTGTCAGACCTGTCACCGTAGTGCCTAACGTCCCCGGGATCCCAGGACCTCCCTCTCCACAGCCACAGCCCGCCCAATCAGAACCAAAGCTG AACCTGAAGGCCACATTAAGCCAGCAGCTTCCTCAGGTAACCAATGGAAATGGTGGTGAAGTGCAGAGCAGTGCCGTAACCCACACTGCTGCTCCCACTTCTCCTGCTCCGACCCCAACACCAACTCCAGCCCCGATCGCGGCCCTAACTCCTGCTCCAGCTCCTCACCTGCCCACAACTGAGGAACCTTCTCCCCATTCCCTTCAGCAGCCAGCCACCTCCACCACAGAGACACCT GCTTCCCCGGCACCCCCTGCGCAAAACCCCCCAAGCACAGGGGGTCGGCGGCGCAGAACCACAAGTGAAAACCCCGATGAGAAGCGGCGGAAGTTCCTGGAGCGTAACAGGGCTGCAGCCTCTCGCTGTAGGCAGAAGAGGAAAGTTTGGGTCCAGTCTCTGGAGAAAAAGGCTGAGGACCTCAACTCCATGAACGGACAACTACAG AATGAAGTCACCCTGCTGAGAAACGAAGTGGCTCAGCTGAAGCAGCTTCTTCTGGCTCATAAAGATTGCCCTGTAACCGCGATGCAGAAGAAATCTGGCTATCACA TCTCTGACAAAGACGAGAGCTGCGAGGAGATGTCCGTCCCCGGCAGCCCCCAAAACGAGGCCATCCAGCACAGCTCCGTGAGCACCTCCAACGGGGTCAGCTCCTCGTCCACGGCCCCGGCCGCCTCGGCCCCGTCCAGCGCCTCCACCACCTCATCAAACCAGAGCACAGAGGAGACCCAGTCTCAGCCTTCAGGGAGTTGA